The Oncorhynchus tshawytscha isolate Ot180627B linkage group LG08, Otsh_v2.0, whole genome shotgun sequence genome window below encodes:
- the LOC112236405 gene encoding legumain, with the protein MFTSTLALLGLSLGLVANAFPTQQSENGKNWVVIVAGSNGWYNYRHQADACHAYQIVHKNGIPDEQIVVMMYDDLATNEQNPTPGVVINRPNGTDVYKGVPKDYTGDAVTADNFLAVLKGDSANTKGGSGKVLKSGPNDHVFVYFTDHGAPGLLAFPNDDLHVADLMGAINNMHENKKYGKLVFYIEACESGSMMTKLPADIDVYATTAANSHESSYACYYDDKRETYLGDWYSVNWLEDSDVEDLSKETLIKQFKIVRSHTNTSHVMQFGNKTLAHMKVVAFQGNVNAKPAPPMNLQPVEDPDLTPSPDVPLAILKRKLMRTNDLSATKKYFSQITSDLKVRELLAETMRRVVETVTGEEIMTQRILSAKLDLTQHQCYQAAVNHYKIRCFNWHITEYEYALRHLYALVNLCEGGYATDSILMAMESVCHFN; encoded by the exons ATGTTTACATCGACCCTAGCCCTTCTGGGCCTCAGTCTGGGACTTGTGGCTAATGCTTTCCCCACACAACAGTCTGAAAACGGGAAGAACTGGGTGGTGATTGTCGCTGGCTCCAATGGCTGGTACAACTACCGACACCAG GCCGACGCCTGCCATGCGTACCAGATCGTCCACAAGAATGGCATTCCTGACGAGCAAATTGTCGTGATGATGTATGATGACCTGGCGACCAATGAGCA AAACCCCACCCCAGGGGTGGTGATCAACCGACCCAATGGGACAGACGTCTACAAGGGAGTCCCCAAAGACTACACTGGAGAC gctgTTACCGCTGACAACTTCCTGGCTGTGCTGAAGGGTGACTCAGCCAATACTAAGGGGGGTTCTGGGAAAGTGCTGAAGAG TGGTCCCAACGATCATGTGTTTGTGTACTTCACTGATCATGGAGCTCCTGGGCTGCTGGCCTTCCCCAATGACGAC CTTCATGTTGCCGACCTCATGGGTgccatcaacaacatgcatgagAACAAGAAATATGGGAAG TTAGTGTTCTATATCGAGGCCTGTGAGTCGGGATCAATGATGACCAAGCTGCCTGCTGACATCGATG tgtaTGCCACCACAGCAGCCAACTCTCATGAGTCGTCCTATGCCTGTTACTATGACGATAAGCGGGAGACGTACCTGGGGGACTGGTACAGCGTCAACTGGCTGGAGGACTCTGATGTG GAGGACCTGAGCAAAGAGACTCTGATTAAACAGTTCAAGATCGTCAGGAGCCACACCAACACCAGCCACGTGATGCAGTTTGGGAACAAG ACTCTGGCCCATATGAAGGTGGTAGCCTTCCAAGGTAATGTCAATGCCAAGCCTGCCCCCCCCATGAACCTGCAGCCCGTAGAGGACCCAGACCTGACCCCTAGCCCTGATGTACCCCTGGCCATCCTTAAGAGGAAACTGATGAGGACCAATGACCTCTCTGCAACCAAGAAATACTTCAGCCAGATTACGTCAGACCTCAAG GTGCGTGAGCTGCTGGCAGAGACCATGCGCAGGGTGGTAGAGACGGTGACAGGAGAGGAGATCATGACCCAGAGGATCCTGAGTGCCAAGCTGGATCTGACTCAGCATCAATGCTACCAGGCTGCTGTTAACCACTACAAGATACGATGCTTCAACTGGCATATCACTGAG TATGAATATGCTCTGCGACACCTGTATGCCCTGGTCAACCTGTGTGAGGGAGGATACGCAACAGACAG TATCCTGATGGCAATGGAGAGCGTGTGTCACTTCAACTAG